The following coding sequences lie in one Myxococcus virescens genomic window:
- the gltJ gene encoding adventurous gliding motility protein GltJ translates to MRFVCDSCRAQYMISDDKIGPKGVKVRCKKCGHTITVRPAGATAAKDSASESSTSEASASTDVGKGSDTSAATMPATLGTPPEGGLFTDVEEDEIGAVFDQVLSSGTQKIPTEAANEAAAREASAENVRKLAEAEAEPDKEEAKANAAAHEWYVAIDEKQVGPFNVEKVKDLWDRGEVGPDSLCWRSGFSDWIPLSETAELASVLAPRPSKPVIVAPEPVSGSTPTVSSGPVQSAFSAGKGARGDSGPAGASEEAVGWKPSAASVLASLVKEENDALSKPPPTPAPALGREPVSQSRLLDVPMPPPEPVSSPSLRGAEVPMAQPMASPMPYGQQPMQQYPQPAPMPYGHQPGPQYAQPMPAPYPPQPSYPAAYPPPGGGKGKTGLFVGIAAGLLLVGGGAAALFLKGGSGADAAPANPPVVAAAPVATPTPPPSNPPPPQANTAPAAAAQPPVNPATPPPTEVAAAPVNSPPPETPPTAVAAAPVATPTPPPVETAKPAETAVAKVERPTNRRTSSSRREDSEPRTSAPARAERPSSSDSDDDFDELFGTKKSAPEAKSSSARPTAYVPPEPGGGVPDRLQQSDIMAVVLANKPAIVKCVNEQKKKDPSLSGKLVMRWTIQTSGKTSAVSCRTDEFRTTYMASCISGLIKSWSFPRHKRQGEPIDFPFTF, encoded by the coding sequence ATGCGTTTCGTCTGCGACAGCTGCCGCGCGCAGTACATGATCAGCGACGACAAGATTGGCCCCAAAGGGGTCAAGGTTCGTTGCAAGAAGTGCGGCCACACCATCACCGTGCGTCCCGCTGGCGCGACGGCCGCGAAGGACTCCGCGTCTGAGTCTTCGACCTCCGAGGCCTCCGCCTCGACTGACGTGGGTAAGGGGAGTGACACGTCCGCCGCCACGATGCCGGCGACGTTGGGCACGCCGCCCGAAGGCGGTCTCTTCACCGACGTGGAAGAGGACGAGATTGGCGCCGTCTTCGACCAGGTGCTGAGTTCCGGCACGCAGAAGATTCCCACCGAGGCCGCGAACGAAGCCGCCGCGCGCGAAGCGTCCGCTGAGAACGTGCGCAAGCTGGCCGAAGCCGAGGCGGAGCCGGACAAGGAAGAAGCCAAGGCCAACGCGGCGGCGCACGAGTGGTACGTGGCCATCGACGAGAAGCAGGTCGGCCCCTTCAATGTCGAGAAGGTCAAGGACCTGTGGGACCGCGGCGAGGTGGGCCCGGACAGTCTCTGCTGGCGCTCGGGCTTCAGTGATTGGATTCCGTTGTCGGAGACGGCGGAGTTGGCGTCAGTGCTGGCGCCGCGGCCCTCCAAGCCCGTCATCGTCGCGCCCGAGCCTGTGTCCGGCTCGACGCCCACGGTGTCCTCAGGCCCCGTGCAGTCCGCCTTCAGCGCGGGCAAGGGGGCGCGTGGTGATTCCGGGCCCGCGGGCGCTTCCGAGGAAGCCGTGGGCTGGAAGCCGTCCGCGGCCAGCGTGCTGGCCTCGCTGGTGAAGGAAGAGAACGACGCGCTGTCGAAGCCGCCTCCGACGCCCGCGCCCGCGCTGGGCCGGGAGCCGGTGTCGCAGTCGCGACTGCTGGACGTGCCCATGCCGCCGCCGGAGCCGGTGTCCTCGCCGTCCCTGCGGGGCGCGGAAGTGCCGATGGCGCAGCCCATGGCCTCGCCCATGCCGTATGGGCAGCAGCCCATGCAGCAGTATCCGCAGCCGGCGCCCATGCCGTATGGGCATCAGCCGGGGCCGCAGTATGCGCAGCCCATGCCCGCGCCGTACCCGCCGCAGCCGAGCTACCCGGCCGCCTATCCGCCGCCGGGTGGGGGCAAGGGCAAGACGGGGCTCTTCGTTGGCATCGCCGCGGGGCTGCTCCTGGTCGGTGGTGGCGCCGCGGCGCTCTTCCTGAAGGGCGGCTCTGGTGCGGACGCGGCACCAGCGAATCCCCCGGTCGTCGCGGCGGCGCCCGTGGCCACGCCGACGCCGCCCCCCAGCAACCCTCCGCCGCCTCAGGCGAACACAGCCCCCGCGGCGGCCGCTCAGCCGCCCGTGAATCCCGCGACGCCGCCTCCCACGGAGGTCGCTGCGGCGCCGGTGAACTCGCCTCCGCCGGAGACGCCGCCCACGGCCGTCGCGGCGGCGCCCGTGGCCACGCCGACGCCGCCTCCGGTTGAAACGGCGAAGCCTGCGGAGACGGCAGTGGCGAAGGTCGAGCGGCCCACGAATCGACGCACCTCGTCGTCGCGTCGGGAGGACTCGGAGCCTCGCACGTCCGCGCCGGCGCGTGCGGAGCGGCCCTCGTCGAGCGATTCGGATGATGACTTCGACGAACTCTTCGGCACGAAGAAGTCGGCGCCGGAAGCAAAGTCGTCGTCGGCGCGTCCGACGGCCTATGTCCCCCCTGAGCCTGGGGGCGGGGTTCCGGACCGGCTGCAGCAGTCGGACATCATGGCGGTGGTGCTGGCCAACAAGCCGGCCATCGTGAAGTGCGTCAACGAGCAGAAGAAGAAGGACCCGTCGTTGAGCGGCAAGCTGGTGATGCGCTGGACCATCCAGACGAGTGGCAAGACGAGCGCGGTGTCGTGCCGCACGGATGAGTTCCGCACCACCTACATGGCGAGCTGCATCTCCGGGCTCATCAAGAGCTGGTCATTCCCTCGTCACAAGCGGCAGGGCGAGCCCATCGACTTCCCGTTCACCTTCTGA
- a CDS encoding toxin-antitoxin system YwqK family antitoxin, translated as MRYTKLIRTMTLGLALAAPTAMANDVAVKLKCPAGATQVGTKAEGLSCAKIDAAQGTQVAHGEYVAFHPNGVKAAQGQFENGLKVGVWTFFDAAGNKRGTTEFKDGGWDGKRTAYFSNGKPQRIEEYKSGRKHGLTQELSKDGKVVSKAHYDHNRLVSAQ; from the coding sequence ATGCGGTACACCAAACTGATTCGGACGATGACTCTCGGGCTGGCCCTGGCTGCCCCGACGGCGATGGCCAACGATGTCGCTGTCAAGCTGAAGTGCCCGGCCGGCGCGACCCAGGTCGGTACGAAGGCTGAAGGCCTGTCCTGCGCGAAGATTGATGCGGCGCAGGGGACCCAGGTCGCGCATGGCGAGTACGTCGCGTTCCACCCGAACGGGGTGAAGGCGGCGCAGGGGCAGTTCGAGAATGGGTTGAAGGTGGGCGTCTGGACCTTCTTCGACGCCGCTGGAAACAAGCGGGGAACCACTGAGTTCAAGGATGGCGGGTGGGATGGCAAGCGCACCGCTTACTTCTCCAACGGCAAGCCCCAGCGCATTGAAGAGTACAAGAGCGGCAGGAAGCATGGTTTGACGCAGGAGCTGTCCAAGGACGGCAAGGTCGTCAGCAAGGCTCACTACGATCACAACCGCCTCGTCTCTGCTCAGTAG
- a CDS encoding Ig-like domain-containing protein, which translates to MSRLPCALLLTAITLSTACINVPEVEPDPTPDGGVQPTTKFTLSLSPSEDSALQGGSRPIQVAIVRAEGYSDRISVSLEQPPSGITAQPTAIPVGETTATLTLQVSPSAAAGETTITVRAASGNDFRTASLKLTVVPAGDLVVRWAAPAPADSATYTNGALPLEATIEGGAADTVEFHRDTQLLASVSAPPYTYTWDTRGMPEGAFQLVARAARGGTTFTSIARTVIVDRTPPQVSSRAPASSDAQVSARASLEATFSEPVRPASISPDNVEVLAHGNTRIETTVSLSADGTTLTITPTTPLPAPSTVLVKLGTGSQPILDLAGNVLQSTTEWQFTVPVWLPVGGALSARAGSTPAENAVLKLDADDLPVVAWSEFDGSAKNIHVARWNGATWSHLGGALSGLAGTGTHAENPTLHLDASGRVLLAWQEATGVGTGKNLYARRWNNTFWEDLPAFPITGTEDRFIAEPSITTTSTGAIYVYATHQFGVPRLVAFELSAGATNWTTIDVHRPLDYDTTGRATISAHGANVFVSYDAYHAQHETRVIGVLLNHSGAVGSSIITAPQSVAAVTPSIATSAVGVPSVAWQEVHKSTVEGSIHFSNWTGSEWAEPMLLSHDSTNNTEPSLAIGDNGIPTVAWSGVANSQRSIYVSRQRAATWEPIGPPLRSMTGSGAQAHRPTLDMDRQSRPWLAWHEAGSTSTDIHVYRHNQ; encoded by the coding sequence ATGTCCCGACTCCCCTGCGCCTTGCTGTTAACCGCAATCACCCTGTCCACTGCGTGCATCAACGTCCCGGAGGTCGAGCCCGACCCAACCCCGGACGGAGGGGTACAGCCCACGACGAAGTTCACACTGAGCCTGAGCCCCAGCGAAGACTCCGCACTCCAGGGCGGCAGTCGACCCATTCAGGTCGCTATCGTTCGGGCCGAGGGATACTCGGACAGGATTTCCGTGTCATTGGAGCAACCGCCTTCCGGCATCACCGCCCAGCCCACAGCGATTCCCGTTGGGGAGACCACCGCCACATTGACCCTCCAGGTCTCCCCCAGCGCGGCGGCTGGAGAAACGACGATCACGGTCCGCGCAGCATCTGGCAACGACTTCCGGACAGCCTCGCTCAAGCTCACCGTCGTGCCGGCCGGAGACCTGGTCGTGCGATGGGCGGCTCCCGCCCCAGCGGACTCTGCCACCTACACCAACGGAGCGTTGCCGTTGGAAGCAACGATTGAGGGGGGCGCAGCCGACACTGTCGAGTTCCACCGCGACACGCAACTTCTGGCGAGTGTCTCGGCGCCGCCGTACACCTATACGTGGGACACCCGGGGGATGCCCGAGGGAGCGTTCCAACTTGTGGCGCGAGCCGCGCGAGGCGGCACAACCTTCACGAGCATCGCACGGACGGTGATCGTGGATCGCACGCCTCCGCAGGTCTCGAGCCGCGCGCCTGCATCGAGCGATGCTCAGGTCAGCGCGCGTGCCTCCTTGGAGGCGACGTTCAGCGAGCCGGTGCGCCCTGCGAGCATATCTCCAGACAACGTGGAAGTGCTCGCTCACGGCAACACCCGGATTGAGACAACCGTCAGCCTCTCCGCCGACGGAACGACGTTGACGATTACGCCCACCACGCCCCTGCCTGCCCCCAGTACCGTCCTGGTGAAGCTCGGAACCGGCAGTCAGCCCATTCTGGACCTGGCGGGCAATGTGCTGCAGTCCACCACCGAATGGCAGTTCACAGTCCCTGTCTGGCTCCCCGTTGGCGGAGCTCTCAGTGCAAGGGCTGGATCGACACCAGCAGAGAATGCAGTACTCAAGCTGGATGCAGATGACCTGCCCGTCGTCGCCTGGTCTGAGTTTGATGGCTCAGCCAAGAACATCCATGTGGCCCGCTGGAACGGGGCGACTTGGAGCCATCTGGGCGGAGCGCTGAGTGGACTTGCTGGCACCGGGACTCATGCAGAGAACCCCACGCTGCATCTTGATGCCTCGGGAAGGGTGTTGCTCGCCTGGCAGGAAGCGACGGGAGTTGGAACCGGGAAAAACCTATATGCGCGGCGTTGGAACAACACCTTCTGGGAGGACCTACCTGCCTTTCCCATTACGGGAACCGAAGACAGGTTCATCGCGGAACCCAGCATAACAACAACAAGCACCGGAGCCATTTACGTCTACGCAACACATCAATTCGGCGTTCCCCGGCTCGTTGCTTTTGAACTTAGCGCAGGCGCGACGAACTGGACGACCATCGACGTACATCGTCCATTGGATTATGACACGACTGGAAGAGCGACCATCAGCGCGCACGGCGCGAACGTATTCGTCTCATACGACGCCTACCACGCCCAACATGAAACCCGTGTCATTGGCGTGCTCTTGAACCATTCAGGAGCAGTGGGGAGCAGCATCATCACCGCGCCCCAGTCGGTAGCCGCAGTCACCCCCAGCATCGCCACCTCAGCAGTTGGCGTGCCGTCCGTCGCATGGCAAGAAGTGCATAAGAGCACAGTAGAAGGCTCGATTCACTTCTCGAACTGGACAGGTAGCGAGTGGGCCGAGCCGATGCTCCTCAGTCACGACTCGACAAACAATACCGAGCCATCGCTCGCCATTGGCGACAACGGCATTCCCACGGTGGCATGGAGCGGCGTCGCGAACTCCCAGCGTTCTATCTATGTCTCCCGCCAACGCGCCGCCACCTGGGAGCCCATCGGTCCGCCTTTGCGCTCCATGACAGGGAGTGGTGCCCAAGCACATCGGCCCACGCTTGACATGGATCGCCAAAGCCGCCCATGGCTGGCCTGGCACGAAGCAGGCTCAACCAGCACCGACATTCACGTCTATCGTCACAATCAATGA
- a CDS encoding TIGR04552 family protein, translating to MKPPSLAPALPDIPIRPVGQMGLRELERIRLILRGGSVIDWRRMYFQTRDEVDAFLRLLQLDLSQSFDEVWARQVLAEAVEYLRKTFNYRVSNVVAQPEEIHDLFLFASGVKGSSRHRRIACVVLKVMHVIQHIEGRDLLFRLAISEAELAEVVTAKVLSVATEMQAKGLPVVEFAHSIKTQDSLITKLLAKKETVAAQVYDRTRFRVVTKRREDLLPVLYYLTQRLFPFHLVVPGQTENTLLPFKQVLAENPHFEQFIPKLQLDRDFEDREGPGKNIYSGNSYRALNFVVDIPVRMDAYLPTPEEDDRQRKGRIVISLVEFQIVDEETARINEMGENSHDAYKRRQKKRVLKRLSQGLVVPKRQT from the coding sequence GTGAAGCCCCCCTCCCTTGCCCCTGCCTTGCCCGATATTCCCATCCGACCGGTGGGGCAGATGGGCCTGCGCGAACTCGAACGGATCCGGCTAATCCTTCGGGGCGGCTCGGTCATTGACTGGCGGAGGATGTATTTTCAGACCCGGGATGAGGTAGATGCCTTTCTGCGACTGCTTCAACTGGATTTGTCCCAGTCCTTCGATGAAGTCTGGGCGCGTCAGGTCCTCGCAGAGGCCGTCGAGTATCTCCGGAAGACGTTCAACTACCGCGTGTCCAATGTGGTGGCACAGCCGGAAGAGATTCATGACCTTTTCCTTTTTGCGTCGGGAGTAAAGGGCTCTTCCCGCCATCGTCGAATTGCATGCGTCGTCCTCAAGGTGATGCACGTCATTCAGCACATCGAAGGACGGGATTTGCTGTTCCGCCTGGCTATTTCAGAAGCCGAACTGGCGGAAGTGGTGACGGCGAAGGTCTTGAGTGTCGCCACGGAGATGCAGGCCAAGGGATTGCCTGTCGTGGAGTTTGCTCACTCCATCAAGACGCAGGACTCACTCATTACGAAGCTGCTGGCAAAGAAGGAGACGGTTGCTGCGCAGGTATATGACCGGACTCGATTCCGTGTGGTGACAAAGCGGCGCGAGGACTTGCTTCCTGTTCTCTACTACCTCACCCAGCGCCTCTTCCCCTTTCACCTCGTCGTTCCAGGGCAGACCGAGAACACGCTGCTACCGTTCAAGCAGGTGCTCGCTGAGAACCCTCATTTCGAGCAGTTCATACCCAAGCTGCAGCTCGACCGTGATTTCGAGGACCGAGAAGGTCCCGGTAAAAACATTTATTCGGGCAACTCGTATCGGGCATTGAACTTTGTAGTGGATATCCCCGTCCGAATGGATGCGTATCTTCCTACCCCCGAAGAGGACGACCGTCAGCGCAAGGGGAGGATCGTTATTTCATTGGTTGAGTTCCAAATCGTCGACGAGGAGACGGCTCGGATTAATGAGATGGGAGAGAACTCTCACGATGCCTATAAGCGAAGGCAGAAGAAGCGAGTTCTCAAACGCCTGAGCCAAGGCCTCGTGGTCCCCAAGCGTCAAACGTGA